The DNA sequence TTGGGAGCTCAACCGCATAGCGCGCGTCGAACGGAATTTACTCCGCTTGGCGACGGCCGAAATGTTATACCTTGACGACGTCCCTCCTAAGGCCTCCATCAACGAAGCCATAGAGATCGCCAAGATGTACGGCTCGACCAAGCGCTCGTTCCAATTCGTAAACGGCGTCCTAAATAACGTCTATCGGCGCTACGTAATTAAGGCTAATTAAACGCCGCCTCCCGGACGGCGAATACCTCTTTGAAGATAGCCGTATTTTCCGACGTTCATAGCAATTTGGAGGCGTACCGCGCCGTTATTTTAGATATCGCGGGGCGCCGCGACGTAGACGCGTTGTGGTGTCTGGGGGATGTCGTAGGTTACGGCGCCGACCCCGAAATTTGCGTGCACATAACTCGCGCGCTGGCCGGTTCCGCGCCCCCGCCCGCGGTCGACGAAGAGCTCGCGGGAGCGATAGGGTCGCTGGCGGGGAAATTACGGTACGTCGTGCTGGGCAACCACGACGCCGCGGCTTTCGGCCACCGTATCATCAATTATTTTAACGAGGTGGCGCGCGTCGCGGCCCTTTGGACGGCGGCCGAGATTTCGTCGTTGGCATGTTCCTTCTTACGAAACCTGCCCTTGACGGAGGCCGAAGGGGACGTCTTATTGGTACATTCCACTCCCGTAAGGCCCCAGGAATTCCATTATATAACGAAAGTCGGCGACGCTAAAGAAGCGTTCGGCGCGACGGACGCGGCCGTTATTTTTTACGGCCACAACCATCGACCGGTAGTAGTCTCGGACCGGGGAGGCCGGCCGGCCGCGGCGAAGCCCGAAGACTTCGGTAAGGACGCCAGGTGGTTGGTCAACGTGGGTAGCGTCGGGCAACCGCGCGACGGCGACTACCGGGCTTGCTACGTAATGTATGACGCGGGCGACCCGCGGCTGGAGTTCGTGCGGGTGGATTACGACGTCGACGGCGCGGCCGGGAAGATTCTGAAAGCCGATTTGCCTCGCGTTCTCGCCGAACGACTTCACTACGGGTGGTGACGGCGTTTGTCGCTCCGGGTAAGCGGGGGTTTCTTAAGGGGTCGCGTCCTGGCGGCGCCCCAAGGGAAGCACTACCGCCCGCTGGCGGGCCGGCTAAAACAGTCGCTGTTCAACTACCTCGGCGAAACGGTACGCGGTGCCGCGGTGCTGGATTTGTTCGCCGGCGTGGGCGTCTTCGGCGTCGAGGCGCTTAGCCGGGGTGCGGCGCGCGTTTCTTTCGTCGAACGCGACGCCGGCCTGGTCGACGCGTTGGAGAACAACCTACGAGCTTTGGGTTTGGCCGACGCGGCGCGCGTGTATAGCGA is a window from the bacterium genome containing:
- the rsmD gene encoding 16S rRNA (guanine(966)-N(2))-methyltransferase RsmD; translation: MSLRVSGGFLRGRVLAAPQGKHYRPLAGRLKQSLFNYLGETVRGAAVLDLFAGVGVFGVEALSRGAARVSFVERDAGLVDALENNLRALGLADAARVYSEDVFTYFDITRPSTPYDVVFLDPPYGRGLVFRAVEGLATWPGFGGDTLGIAKTFKKERFAGPAPLALLDVRRVGDDDLSFFGKVRSSRAAGRRGEVP
- a CDS encoding metallophosphoesterase family protein; this translates as MKIAVFSDVHSNLEAYRAVILDIAGRRDVDALWCLGDVVGYGADPEICVHITRALAGSAPPPAVDEELAGAIGSLAGKLRYVVLGNHDAAAFGHRIINYFNEVARVAALWTAAEISSLACSFLRNLPLTEAEGDVLLVHSTPVRPQEFHYITKVGDAKEAFGATDAAVIFYGHNHRPVVVSDRGGRPAAAKPEDFGKDARWLVNVGSVGQPRDGDYRACYVMYDAGDPRLEFVRVDYDVDGAAGKILKADLPRVLAERLHYGW
- the nusB gene encoding transcription antitermination factor NusB; the encoded protein is MGKRRIARELGLKLLYQLELVRPEACEATVAAFWQDHPADTEVELFASLLVKTVLDHQPKIDDIIKQSVDNWELNRIARVERNLLRLATAEMLYLDDVPPKASINEAIEIAKMYGSTKRSFQFVNGVLNNVYRRYVIKAN